CTCGACACGCCGGGCTTCGAACTCGTGGAGAACATCTCCTGCATGGGACACCGCGGCGAGGACTGGGACAGCCACGCCGAAGTGCGCTACACCAACTGCCGCGTGCCCCAGGCCAACCGGCTGGGCGAAGAGGGCGCCGGTTTCCTCATCGCGCAGGAGCGCCTCGGCCCCGGCCGCATCCACCACTGCATGCGATTCGTCGGCATCGCCGAGCGCGCGTACGAGCTCATGTGCGAACAGGCCCTGCGCCGCGAAGTCGCCCCAGAACGTCCCCTCGCCACGCAGCAGGTCGTCCAGTTCTGGATCGCCGAGTGCCGCGCGGAAATCAACGCCGCGCGCCTCATGGTGCTCCAGGCCGCCGACACCATCGATCGCCTCGGCGCGAAGGAGGCCCGCGTCGAGATTTCCCTCATCAAGTTCTTCGTCCCCAACGTCATGATGAAGGTCCTCGACCGCGCCATCCAGCTCCACGGCGGCCTCGGCATCACCGATCGCACCCCGCTCGCCGCCTTCTGGCGCAACGAGCGCGCCAGCCGCATCTACGACGGCCCCGACGAAGTACACAAAATGTCCGCCGGCAAGCGGATTCTGGAACTCTTTCGAGCGCAGATGGGCGCCCGACCATAAACCAGGGCCTCGCCCGGTGATTGCAGGGACATCAGGGACGCGCGCGCGGCATGCCTGCCTCGGCGACGTACTTCGCTTCTGACGCCGCTGCCGCTGCCGCCGCCGCCGCCGCCGCCGTTGCCGTTGCCGTTGCCGTTGCCGTTGCCGTTGCCGCCGCCGTCGCCGTCGCCGTCGCTGCTGTCCCTGAAGTCCCTGAAGTCCCTGTACACGTACACCAGCGAGCCATAACCCCAAACGGAATCCCATGGACCTCACCATCGACACCCCAAAAGCCATCCGCCCCGGCGAGGAGCTGGACCTCCCGCGTCTCGAGAGCTACCTCAAATCCGCAATCCCCGGCCTCCAGGGCCCGCTCGCGGTCGCGCAGTTCCCCAGCGGCTACTCCAACCTTACCTACCTCCTCACGGTCGGCGATCGGGAGCTCGTGCTGCGCCGCCCGCCCTTCGGCAGCAAGGTAAAATCCGCGCACGACATGGGCCGGGAATACACCGTCCTCTCCGCCCTGCACCCCATCTATCCCGCCGCACCCAAGCCGCTCGCCCTCTGCGACGACCCCGGCGTCATCGGCGCCCAGTTCTACGTCATGGACCGGATCCGCGGCAGCATCTTTCGCGGTGAACGGCCCCAGGGCTTCAACGCGGACGCCGCCACCGTGCGGGGCTGCTGCGAGGCCTTCGTGCGCAACCTCGCCAGCCTCCACGCGCTCGACTACGAAGCCGCCGGCCTGGCCGGCCTGCGCAAGGAAGGCTCCTACGTCGAACGCCAGGTCTTCGGCTGGATCAAGCGCTACGGCGGTTCGAAGACCGACGAGATCCCCGCAATCGATAACGTCATGGCGTGGCTCGAGGACAACTACCCGCCCGACGCCGGCGCAACCCTCGTCCACAACGACTACAAGTTCGACAACGTCGTACTCGATCCAAACGACCCTACAAAGATAATCGGCGTGCTCGACTGGGAAATGTGCACCATCGGCGACCCCCTCATGGACCTGGGCACGGCGCTTGGCTACTGGATCGAAAAGGACGACCCGGACCTCGGCGTCATCAACTGTTTCCTCAGCCAGGAACCCGGCATGATGACCCGAAAAGAAGTCGCCGCCTGCTATGCCGAGTTAACGGGACGCGACCTCGCCAACCTCCAGTTCTATTACATCTTCGCGCTCTTCAAGCTCGCCGTGATCGTGCAGCAAATCTACTACCGCTACAACCAGGGCCTCACAAAAGACGAGCGCTTCGCCCCGCTCATCTACGTCGTCGGCGCCCTCGGTCACCGCGCCGCCGATTGCATCCAATCCGGCCAGATCTGAGCACCGGGACTCAGGCATTCCCGCCCGAGAAACGCGCACCCACAAACACGCTTGAAATTCCATCGTACGCCAAAGTAGGTTGGGCATCCTGCCCGACACAGCAAACGCCTCCAATGCCACTATGCCTTACGCTTCTTAATCCACCTCAATCCACCAGCAAACGCCAACGTGGGATAAGCATCCCTGCTTGTCACTCCACCCGCATCCAAATCCACCAGTCCGCACACCCATTCGATCCCTCGCCCTTAACAACCAACCCCGTGCCACGCGATCGCGCCCCAAGCGCGTTCGTGTGCCTGGAGCAACACTCACCTCGCCTCCACCAATACCACCCCGAACGAGCGGCTCCCCGGGGCCCAGGCATTACAGTAGCCACGTAGGTTATCCACAGCCGACAGCAGGGCCCCTTCGGCCGGCTACGGCGCCACAATCACCGGCGCGGCCTCCCACGGCGTCCCTTCGGTATTGATACACGTATAGCTCACCCCGCCCGAAGCGCCCTCCAGCGCGCCGGGGCACACAAACAGCGACCCGTCCACTTCAAGGCTGAATAACGACTCCGCCCCGCCGCAAAGAATAATGTCGGCGCGGGCCATCTCGCGCTGGCGACGCCACTTCACCAGCGGCGTGTCCGGCGTCAGGATCTCCCGGGGATTCCCCGGCGAACCGTGGCAGGCAAACACCGCCAGGTCCTCCAGCGTGAACGCGCGGGACTTGCGCCAGTCCCGCACCTTCTCCAGGTTCTGGCTGGAAAGGCGGTCGTTCGCCTCCCGGATCGCATCAACCAGCGCCGGGTCGAGCTTGCGCTCCAGGGATTCCTGCTTCCGCGAATAGCGAACGGCCAGACGATCATTGTTGCCCTGTACGCAGACAACATTATACTGCTCCAGCAAGGACACCACTTCGTTGCCGCCCGGGCCGCCCACAATGGCGTTTCCCGTGTGCACGATGGTGTGAATCCCCTCGCCGGCAATGGCCTCCAGCGCCGCCGCCAGCGCTCGATCGCGGCCGTTTATGTTGCCGATCGCCGCAAGAATCATGATACGCGTCCTTCCAGGCCAGAAAACTTTGGCGCCGCGCCGGGCGGCGGAAATGCACTATACGCGCTTCCAGCTCACGCCTCAATAAAATTATAACCCATTGAAAATAAATGGGTTGCAAATTCAAAACGCAAATCGGGTTCCGGAAAATGCCGGATCCCCGCGAAAAATAAAGGCGATTCGGACCCCGAATTTTTTTTGGCCTTGAAAATAGGGCTTGACAAATCGTTATTTGATCGTTAATCAATACCTGTTGCGGATGGTGGTTCCGGCTGTGTTCAAGGCAGTGCCGGAGCGTGGCGCGTCTGTCGCGCGGCCCGCGCGGTCATCAAACGCAACCGAGAACGATTAAAAAACAGGAGGAACGTTACCATGGCTATTAAGAAAGCCAAGCCGACCGACAAGCCGTTGACCAAGGCGAAGATCATCGAAGTGCTCGCC
The genomic region above belongs to Candidatus Hydrogenedentota bacterium and contains:
- a CDS encoding acyl-CoA dehydrogenase family protein; amino-acid sequence: MDFAISPRMQDLLTQVRTFVRDDLYPLEPRMLREGFGAILPELKAKRRKVREMGLALPQIGKEHGGLGLSVLEHGLVQAELAKTFTGVYAFNCQAPDAGNMEILIKYGTPEQQERYLKPLLAGDIRSCFSMTEVEYPGSNPTWMGTTAEKDGDDYVINGHKWFTSSADGAAFAIVMAVTNPEAPKHLRASQIIVPLDTPGFELVENISCMGHRGEDWDSHAEVRYTNCRVPQANRLGEEGAGFLIAQERLGPGRIHHCMRFVGIAERAYELMCEQALRREVAPERPLATQQVVQFWIAECRAEINAARLMVLQAADTIDRLGAKEARVEISLIKFFVPNVMMKVLDRAIQLHGGLGITDRTPLAAFWRNERASRIYDGPDEVHKMSAGKRILELFRAQMGARP
- a CDS encoding phosphotransferase family protein encodes the protein MDLTIDTPKAIRPGEELDLPRLESYLKSAIPGLQGPLAVAQFPSGYSNLTYLLTVGDRELVLRRPPFGSKVKSAHDMGREYTVLSALHPIYPAAPKPLALCDDPGVIGAQFYVMDRIRGSIFRGERPQGFNADAATVRGCCEAFVRNLASLHALDYEAAGLAGLRKEGSYVERQVFGWIKRYGGSKTDEIPAIDNVMAWLEDNYPPDAGATLVHNDYKFDNVVLDPNDPTKIIGVLDWEMCTIGDPLMDLGTALGYWIEKDDPDLGVINCFLSQEPGMMTRKEVAACYAELTGRDLANLQFYYIFALFKLAVIVQQIYYRYNQGLTKDERFAPLIYVVGALGHRAADCIQSGQI
- a CDS encoding metallophosphoesterase family protein, with the translated sequence MILAAIGNINGRDRALAAALEAIAGEGIHTIVHTGNAIVGGPGGNEVVSLLEQYNVVCVQGNNDRLAVRYSRKQESLERKLDPALVDAIREANDRLSSQNLEKVRDWRKSRAFTLEDLAVFACHGSPGNPREILTPDTPLVKWRRQREMARADIILCGGAESLFSLEVDGSLFVCPGALEGASGGVSYTCINTEGTPWEAAPVIVAP